A genomic region of Magnolia sinica isolate HGM2019 chromosome 6, MsV1, whole genome shotgun sequence contains the following coding sequences:
- the LOC131249000 gene encoding uncharacterized protein LOC131249000, translating to MIPALFSRSFHNAKMFISVILTIQVTGDPGKMVAVQRNLTKFGIKEIARTGKVDLIIFLQECNLQLEALNIISLHVPNWQAHMCRYGMRVRDMSGSMFKVLSEVGLDDVSYIMVVLVWVLEDLSFKSPKEE from the exons ATGATCCCTGCTCTCTTTTCTAGATCCTTTCATAATGCTAAAATGTTCATTTCTGTAATTCTAACCATTCAAGTAACTGGGGATCCTGGGAAGATGGTTGCAGTCCAGAGAAATCTAACCAAATTTGGAATTAAGGAAATAGCCAGAACTGGAAAGGTTGACTTAATTATCTTTTTGCAGGAATGCAACTTGCAGCTGGAAGCACTGAACATAATTTCCCTTCATGTGCCAAACTGGCAG GCACACATGTGCCGATACGGAATGCGCGTGAGAGATATGTCTGGATCAATGTTTAAAGTATTGTCCGAAGTTG GTCTGGATGATGtgtcatatatcatggtggtatTAGTATGGGTGTTGGAAGATTTGAGCTTCAAGAGTCCAAAGGAAGAGTAA